The Argentina anserina chromosome 3, drPotAnse1.1, whole genome shotgun sequence genome includes a region encoding these proteins:
- the LOC126785836 gene encoding pumilio homolog 2-like, producing MLSELGRRPKLGGNEGSFGDEFEKEIGMLLRDQRRQEADDRESDLNIYRSGSAPPTVEGSLNAVGGLFAGGGGVGSLLSEFPGGKNGNGFASEEELRSDPAYMQYYYSNVNMNPRLPPPLLSKEDWRYAQRMKGGSSVLGGIGDRRKVNRADDASGRSMYSMPPGFTSRKQESEVEPEKVRGSAEWGNDGLIGLPGLGLGNKQKSLAEIFQDDMGRTTPVHGIPSRPASRNAFDENVEGLGTAEADLAHLRRDLMTSDALRSGGNGQGLSAAQSMGPPSSYSYAAALGGSLSRSTTPDPQVIARAPSPCLTPIGGGRVSASEKRGISSPSSFNAVSSGINESGDLVAALSSMNLSSNGVTDDDPHLPSQIKHDVVDHQNYLFGLQGAEGHAKQLAYLKTSESAHIHMPSPQSAKSSYSDLGKSNGGGYQNNVSSDRKVELPKPAVPSGNLYKGSSASNLKGGGGLHSQYQQVDNANSSFSNYGLSGYSMNPALASMVASQLGTGNLPPLFENVAAASDMVPPGMDSRLGGGLVSGTNLAAATSDNLGRLGSPLAGNGLQAPYVDPMYLQYLRTSEYAAAQLAALNDPSVDRNYLGNSYMNLLELQKAYLGALLSPQKSPYGVGVPLGGKSGASNHHGYYGNHAFGMSYPGSPMASPVIPNSPVGPGSPMRHNDLNMCYPSGMRSLNLGGSVMGPWHLDAGCNIDESFASSLLEEFKSNKAKSFELSEIGGHVVEFSADQYGSRFIQQKLETATTEEKNMVYQEIMPQALALMTDVFGNYVIQKFFEHGLPTQTRELANKLFGHVLTLSLQMYGCRVIQKAIEVVDLDQKIKMVEELDGHVMRCVRDQNGNHVIQKCIECVPEEAIHFIVSTFFDQVVTLSTHPYGCRVIQRVLEHCSDQNNTQSKVMDEILGAVSMLAQDQYGNYVVQHVLEHGKPHERSAIIKELAGKIVQMSQQKFASNVVEKCLAFGGPAERELLVNEMLGTTDENEPLQAMMKDQFANYVVQKVLETCDDQQRELILSRIKVHLNALKKYTYGKHIVARVEKLVAAGERRVAAAAQSAPHPA from the exons ATGTTGTCTGAATTGGGGAGGAGGCCAAAGCTTGGAGGGAACGAGGGTTCGTTTGGGGATGAATTTGAGAAGGAGATTGGGATGTTGCTTAGGGACCAGCGTCGGCAGGAGGCTGATGATCGTGAGAGTGATTTGAATATATACAGGAGTGGTTCGGCGCCTCCGACTGTGGAGGGTTCTTTGAATGCTGTGGGAGGGCTGTTTGCTGGTGGTGGGGGTGTTGGTTCTCTGCTTTCAGAGTTTCCAGGAggtaaaaatggaaatgggTTTGCGTCGGAGGAGGAGCTGAGGTCTGATCCGGCTTATATGCAATATTATTACTCGAATGTGAATATGAATCCGAGGCTTCCGCCTCCTTTGTTGTCAAAGGAGGATTGGAGGTATGCACAGAGGATGAAAGGAGGGAGTTCAGTTTTGGGTGGGATTGGGGACAGGAGGAAAGTGAACAGGGCTGATGATGCTAGTGGCAGATCCATGTATTCGATGCCCCCAGGTTTTACTTCAAGGAAACAAGAGAGTGAGGTGGAGCCAGAGAAAGTACGTGGCTCAGCTGAGTGGGGGAATGACGGGCTAATTGGTTTGCCAGGTTTAGGACTTGGTAACAAACAGAAAAGCCTTGCTGAAATCTTTCAG GATGACATGGGGCGTACAACTCCTGTTCATGGGATTCCTTCTCGTCCTGCTAGCCGTAATGCATTTGATGAAAATGTTGAGGGACTTGGTACTGCTGAAGCAGACCTGGCTCATTTGCGCCGTGACTTGATGACATCTGATGCTCTACGATCTGGTGGAAATGGACAGGGCTTGTCTGCAGCCCAAAGCATGGGCCCACCTTCTTCTTACTCATATGCCGCAGCTCTAGGTGGTTCCTTGTCAAGAAGCACTACTCCTGATCCTCAGGTTATTGCTAGGGCTCCGAGTCCTTGTCTTACACCtattggaggaggaagagttAGTGCTTCAGAGAAAAGAGGCATTTCTAGTCCAAGCTCCTTCAATGCTGTCTCATCTGGCATTAATGAGTCAGGAGATCTAGTAGCTGCCTTATCCAGCATGAATTTGTCTTCAAATGGTGTGACAGATGATGATCCCCATTTGCCATCACAGATCAAACATGATGTTGTTGATCatcagaattatctctttggCTTGCAAGGTGCTGAGGGTCATGCCAAGCAACTTGCTTACTTAAAGACGTCTGAATCTGCGCATATACATATGCCTTCACCACAGTCAGCAAAAAGTTCATACTCTGATTTAGGTAAGAGCAATGGAGGTGGCTATCAGAACAACGTTTCATCTGACAGAAAAGTTGAGCTGCCAAAACCTGCTGTTCCTTCTGGTAACTTGTACAAAGGATCCTCCGCATCAAATCTGAAGGGTGGAGGTGGGTTGCATAGTCAGTATCAGCAAGTAGATAATGCAAATTCATCATTTTCCAACTATGGTTTAAGTGGCTATTCTATGAATCCAGCATTGGCGTCCATGGTGGCTAGCCAACTTGGTACCGGCAATCTGCCACCTTTGTTTGAGAATGTTGCCGCAGCATCAGATATGGTACCTCCTGGAATGGATTCAAGACTTGGAGGAGGTTTAGTCTCTGGGACAAACCTAGCTGCTGCTACTTCTGATAATCTTGGTAGATTAGGGAGTCCTCTTGCAGGTAATGGTCTCCAGGCACCATATGTTGATCCTATGTATCTTCAATACTTGAGGACATCCGAGTATGCTGCAGCACAGCTTGCTGCTCTGAATGATCCCTCTGTGGATAGGAACTACTTGGGTAATTCATACATGAATTTACTTGAACTTCAAAAGGCGTATCTTGGAGCCTTACTATCACCTCAGAAATCACCATACGGTGTTGGTGTTCCCTTGGGGGGCAAGAGTGGTGCTTCAAATCATCACGGTTATTATGGAAATCATGCCTTTGGCATGTCTTATCCAGGTAGTCCCATGGCAAGTCCTGTTATTCCCAACTCTCCAGTTGGCCCTGGTAGTCCAATGAGGCACAATGATCTTAATATGTGTTATCCTTCTGGGATGAGGAGTTTGAATTTGGGTGGGAGTGTCATGGGACCATGGCATCTGGATGCTGGATGTAACATAGATGAAAGCTTTGCATCTTCACTCTTAGAAGAGTTTAAGAGTAACAAAGCCAAGTCTTTTGAACTTTCAGAAATCGGTGGACATGTTGTGGAATTCAG TGCGGATCAATATGGGAGTCGGtttattcaacagaaactTGAAACAGCCACTACGGAAGAGAAAAACATGGTTTACCAGGAAATCATGCCTCAAGCTCTCGCTCTAATGACCGATGTATTTGGTAATTATGTGATTCAAAAG TTTTTTGAGCACGGACTTCCAACTCAGACAAGGGAATTGGCCAACAAGCTTTTTGGTCATGTGCTGACCCTTAGCCTTCAAATGTATGGCTGCCGCGTGATACAGAAG GCAATAGAAGTTGTTGATCTAGACCAGAAGATCAAAATGGTCGAAGAACTTGATGGCCATGTTATGCGCTGTGTGCGTGACCAGAATGGGAATCATGTGATTCAGAAGTGTATTGAATGTGTCCCTGAAGAGGCCATTCATTTTATAGTCTCAACGTTTTTTGATCAAGTTGTGACCCTTTCCACCCATCCATATGGGTGTCGTGTGATACAG AGGGTGCTTGAGCACTGCAGCGACCAGAATAATACTCAGAGCAAAGTTATGGATGAGATTTTAGGAGCTGTTAGCATGCTGGCACAAGATCAGTACGGAAATTATGTTGTTCAG CATGTATTGGAGCATGGAAAGCCACATGAGCGATCTGCTATAATAAAGGAGTTAGCTGGGAAGATAGTCCAAATGAGTCAACAGAAGTTTGCCTCTAATGTTGTAGAGAAGTGCTTAGCTTTTGGTGGTCCAGCGGAACGTGAATTACTAGTAAATGAGATGCTTGGCACTACTGATGAGAATGAGCCTCTTCAG GCAATGATGAAAGATCAGTTTGCAAACTACGTTGTACAGAAAGTGTTGGAGACTTGTGATGACCAACAACGTGAACTGATTCTTTCACGAATTAAAGTTCATTTGAATGCATTGAAGAAATACACCTATGGGAAGCATATCGTTGCCCGTGTAGAAAAACTTGTTGCTGCTGGGG AAAGGAgagttgctgctgctgctcagTCGGCTCCTCACCCTGCTTAG